In the genome of Desulfobaccales bacterium, one region contains:
- a CDS encoding PAS domain S-box protein: MKPSKSLRRLAGSAPGDHQEKRPEIDEAPIQKEDAGDVKESQQVGGPQRESESRYRAMVEAFDGLIYICSPDYRVEFMNPRLIERTGYDGTGEYCYKVLHERDSICLWCVNERVFRGETVRWELQSPKDNRWYYMVNTPIYHSDGRVSKQAMIQDITEFKQTEEALRQAHNELERRVDERTAHLKQANEQLLREIEERQQIEDRLRESEARFLAFMQHLPGGAVIRDLQGRYLFANKAWENAFVAGKEDWQGKTLQDIWPVDTARHILELDQQAVETGQPVESLVNLEQEDGTHAWLINYFPILAKDGQPVLVGSAGLDVTRLRQAEAALEAERQRLFALLDELPAYVYLHGPDHTVRFANRVFREHFGEPNGRLCYEILRGRSQPCGNCSTKRVLTAQSPQESQWTSQSGRIYQIYSYPFTDVDGSLLVLKVGLDITERLKAEKALYQEKEKYRLLVEKSPLGIAIVGPKGEMLYLNPRFMEIFGYTREDNPTVQDWIARSYPDPHYRQEVISAWNRDSRESRPGEAKSRTFTVGCKDGTEKVINFKMVTLENRSRMVLCEDVTECHRTQEALIESERRFGQLVEHAADELVLHDNGRIIEVNQQTCDDLGYSREELLKMTVFDLEVGISPQDLQKIWEQKTESPFTVRGVHRRKDGSTFPVEVRVARFMYGGRRLLLALARDITERLQAEEALRQSQIKYRRLVVAAPFGISIIGRNGRYKYLNPRFEKMFGYTLEDIPTGREWFPKAFPDASYREMVVSDWKEELKKPHLGEVNPRSFRVTCKDGTTKVINFRAVALVTGDWLMFYEDISKRVQAEEALIKSEEQYRLLVNQIPAVVFKGYVDGRVEFFDRKIESLSGYKKEDFDTAQLLWTDLVLHEDLTVFKETLLKALRGNGSYVREYRIRKQDGRNLWIQGRGQIFCNAAGQIDYISGVLFDISERKRVEKALKESEALYRLLAENISDVLWTTDMNLNLTYVSPSTKLLTGFSPKEVILRGLEAILTPVSLEQARRVFAEEMLSELQEPKDLSRSRILELELIQKDGSIVWIEVKTSFLRDEQGRPVGVLGVARDISKRKKVELALRRREAILEAVSIAAEKFLQTESWEKDIQNILGRLGQSADASRVYIFENHLNGTGDILTSQRYEWAAPEINPQINNPGLQNISWRHAGFSRWEEQLSKGQMIVGRIREFPPSEQELLGSQKIKSIVAVPIFVGQQWWGMIGFNECLNEREWSPAELEALKTAASTLGAAILRERAEQSLRKSEQKLRSLAAQLLTAQENERKRLAAELHDELGHALLTLKLSIRSLEKQLSPEHTSFSQDFRKIDHFIVETIKEVRRLYHDLSPGDLEDLGLTAALRDMIEDVAALQEEVKWSVRLDNLDGLFPLPVQTAIYRVVQEAMTNIGKHARPKNVSIVAQRESQRIVITIEDDGQGFEAAKVLDAKKSLGLLTMEERLKILGGTFSLWSQKKRGTRISFTVPLPEGGLG, encoded by the coding sequence ATGAAGCCCAGTAAATCACTTCGCCGATTAGCAGGCTCGGCGCCCGGAGATCACCAAGAGAAAAGACCCGAGATTGACGAAGCCCCTATCCAGAAGGAAGATGCAGGGGACGTCAAGGAGTCCCAGCAAGTCGGGGGACCCCAGCGGGAAAGCGAGTCTCGCTACCGTGCTATGGTAGAGGCCTTTGATGGGTTGATCTACATCTGTTCCCCGGATTACCGGGTTGAGTTCATGAACCCGCGTTTAATCGAGCGCACCGGTTATGATGGCACCGGAGAATATTGTTACAAGGTTCTGCATGAACGGGACTCCATCTGTCTTTGGTGCGTCAACGAACGGGTATTTCGAGGGGAAACGGTGCGCTGGGAATTGCAAAGCCCCAAAGACAACCGCTGGTATTACATGGTGAACACCCCCATTTACCACAGCGACGGCCGCGTCTCCAAGCAGGCCATGATCCAGGACATTACCGAGTTTAAACAGACCGAGGAGGCCTTGAGACAGGCCCACAACGAACTGGAGCGCCGGGTGGATGAGCGGACTGCTCATTTAAAGCAGGCCAACGAGCAATTGCTGAGGGAAATTGAAGAGCGCCAGCAGATCGAAGACCGCCTCAGGGAAAGCGAGGCGCGTTTTCTGGCCTTCATGCAGCATCTGCCCGGTGGCGCGGTAATCCGTGACCTTCAGGGCCGCTATCTGTTCGCCAATAAAGCCTGGGAAAATGCCTTCGTTGCTGGAAAAGAAGACTGGCAGGGTAAGACCTTGCAAGACATCTGGCCGGTAGATACGGCCCGGCACATACTGGAACTGGACCAGCAGGCCGTTGAAACCGGGCAACCCGTGGAATCCCTGGTAAATTTGGAACAAGAGGATGGGACCCATGCCTGGCTGATCAACTACTTTCCTATCCTGGCTAAGGATGGCCAGCCCGTCCTGGTAGGATCAGCCGGCCTAGACGTCACCAGGCTCAGGCAGGCTGAGGCAGCCCTGGAAGCGGAGCGTCAACGCCTCTTTGCCCTTCTCGATGAGCTTCCCGCTTATGTCTATCTCCACGGGCCGGATCATACCGTCCGGTTTGCCAACCGCGTTTTTCGGGAACATTTCGGCGAGCCCAACGGCAGACTATGTTACGAAATTCTCCGGGGTCGTTCTCAGCCCTGTGGAAATTGTTCGACAAAGCGGGTTTTAACCGCCCAATCTCCGCAAGAGTCCCAATGGACCAGTCAATCCGGCCGTATTTACCAGATCTATAGCTATCCTTTTACCGATGTTGACGGCTCTTTGCTGGTCCTGAAAGTAGGCCTCGACATCACGGAGCGCCTGAAGGCGGAAAAGGCCCTCTATCAAGAAAAAGAAAAATACCGCCTTCTGGTGGAAAAATCGCCCCTGGGAATCGCAATTGTCGGACCAAAAGGCGAGATGCTGTACCTCAATCCGCGGTTCATGGAGATATTCGGTTACACCCGGGAAGATAATCCTACCGTCCAGGACTGGATTGCCCGCTCTTACCCCGATCCGCACTATCGGCAGGAGGTGATCTCCGCCTGGAACAGGGACTCGCGGGAATCCAGGCCAGGCGAGGCCAAGTCCCGAACTTTTACGGTGGGTTGCAAAGACGGCACGGAAAAAGTCATAAACTTCAAGATGGTAACTCTGGAAAACCGATCCCGGATGGTGCTTTGCGAAGACGTCACCGAGTGCCACCGGACTCAAGAGGCATTGATCGAAAGCGAAAGGCGGTTTGGGCAGTTGGTGGAGCATGCCGCCGACGAGCTTGTTCTGCATGACAATGGCAGGATCATCGAGGTCAATCAGCAAACTTGTGATGATTTGGGATATTCCCGTGAAGAACTATTGAAAATGACCGTGTTTGATTTGGAAGTGGGCATAAGTCCTCAAGACTTGCAAAAAATATGGGAGCAAAAGACCGAATCTCCGTTTACCGTCCGAGGTGTCCATCGACGGAAAGACGGCTCCACTTTTCCGGTAGAGGTCCGAGTTGCTCGATTTATGTATGGCGGACGCCGTCTCTTACTTGCTTTGGCACGAGACATCACCGAACGTCTGCAGGCTGAAGAGGCGCTCAGGCAATCGCAAATAAAATATCGCAGACTGGTGGTGGCCGCACCTTTCGGTATTTCTATTATTGGCAGAAACGGCAGATATAAATATCTCAATCCCAGATTTGAAAAAATGTTCGGGTACACCTTAGAGGATATCCCTACCGGGCGGGAATGGTTCCCCAAAGCTTTTCCGGACGCCTCCTACCGGGAAATGGTAGTTTCCGATTGGAAAGAAGAACTTAAAAAACCTCATCTGGGAGAAGTCAATCCGAGGTCTTTTCGGGTCACATGTAAAGATGGCACCACTAAGGTGATAAATTTCAGGGCGGTAGCCCTGGTAACAGGTGATTGGTTGATGTTTTATGAGGACATCTCTAAACGGGTGCAGGCCGAGGAAGCCCTCATAAAGAGCGAAGAGCAGTACCGGCTGCTGGTCAATCAAATTCCGGCCGTGGTTTTTAAAGGATATGTCGATGGCAGGGTGGAATTCTTCGACCGTAAAATCGAGTCTCTGAGCGGCTATAAAAAAGAGGATTTCGACACCGCTCAGCTATTGTGGACAGACCTGGTACTCCACGAGGATCTCACGGTGTTCAAAGAGACCCTGCTTAAAGCCCTTAGGGGTAATGGCTCGTATGTTCGGGAGTACCGCATCCGGAAACAAGACGGCAGGAATCTGTGGATTCAAGGGCGAGGACAGATATTCTGCAACGCCGCCGGCCAGATTGACTATATCAGCGGGGTCCTCTTTGACATTTCTGAACGGAAGCGGGTCGAGAAGGCTTTAAAAGAAAGCGAGGCCCTTTATCGCTTGCTGGCTGAGAACATTTCCGATGTCCTCTGGACCACCGACATGAACCTGAACCTCACCTATGTCAGCCCTTCTACCAAGCTTTTAACAGGGTTTTCTCCGAAAGAAGTCATATTGAGGGGGCTGGAGGCGATTTTGACACCAGTCTCCCTGGAACAGGCCCGACGCGTCTTTGCCGAAGAGATGCTGTCTGAACTCCAAGAACCAAAAGATCTTAGCCGGTCCAGGATACTTGAACTGGAACTGATCCAAAAGGACGGCTCCATCGTCTGGATCGAGGTGAAAACCTCCTTTTTGCGGGACGAGCAAGGACGGCCGGTGGGCGTCCTGGGAGTTGCCCGGGACATCAGCAAACGCAAGAAGGTGGAGCTGGCACTCAGGCGGCGGGAGGCCATTCTGGAAGCAGTGAGCATCGCTGCGGAGAAATTCTTGCAAACCGAATCCTGGGAGAAAGACATCCAGAATATTTTGGGGCGCCTGGGCCAATCGGCAGACGCAAGCCGGGTCTATATCTTTGAAAATCATCTCAATGGCACAGGAGATATATTAACCAGCCAACGATATGAATGGGCCGCGCCGGAAATCAATCCCCAGATAAACAACCCCGGATTACAAAATATTTCCTGGCGGCATGCGGGCTTTAGCCGCTGGGAGGAGCAGCTCTCTAAGGGCCAGATGATCGTGGGCCGCATCCGGGAATTTCCGCCCTCGGAGCAGGAATTGTTGGGGTCTCAAAAAATCAAATCTATCGTAGCGGTGCCAATTTTTGTGGGTCAACAATGGTGGGGTATGATTGGCTTCAACGAGTGTCTCAACGAGCGGGAATGGTCACCTGCGGAGCTGGAAGCCCTCAAAACCGCAGCCAGCACTCTGGGGGCCGCCATCCTCCGCGAGCGGGCGGAGCAATCCTTAAGAAAATCGGAGCAAAAACTTCGCTCCCTTGCCGCGCAGCTTCTCACCGCCCAGGAAAACGAACGGAAGCGTCTTGCGGCTGAGCTGCACGATGAGCTGGGACATGCCCTGCTGACTTTAAAGCTCTCGATAAGATCACTGGAGAAACAGTTATCGCCGGAGCACACTTCCTTCTCCCAGGATTTTAGGAAGATTGACCATTTTATCGTCGAGACCATTAAAGAAGTGCGACGGCTTTATCATGATTTAAGCCCAGGCGACCTTGAAGACCTGGGTCTGACTGCCGCTTTGCGGGACATGATCGAAGATGTGGCGGCGCTGCAAGAAGAGGTAAAGTGGTCAGTCAGGCTGGACAACCTCGACGGCTTATTCCCATTGCCGGTCCAGACGGCCATCTACCGGGTAGTACAGGAAGCCATGACGAATATCGGCAAACATGCCAGGCCAAAGAACGTATCCATCGTAGCCCAAAGGGAGAGCCAAAGGATTGTTATAACCATCGAGGATGACGGCCAAGGTTTTGAAGCGGCCAAAGTTTTGGACGCTAAAAAGAGCTTGGGATTGCTGACTATGGAAGAGCGACTCAAGATCCTGGGCGGAACCTTCAGCCTCTGGAGTCAAAAGAAACGGGGTACCAGAATATCATTTACTGTGCCGTTGCCTGAGGGAGGATTAGGGTGA
- a CDS encoding response regulator transcription factor produces MRNFEIVLADDHAIFRKGIRKIIEGIDGVAVCGEANDGLELLELLKTARPDLIILDISMPNLRGLEATEEIKRLYPEIKILLLTMHKKKSFVQLGLKAGADGFLLKEDADSELYRAIESLKQGDKYLSPLLSTIMFDLSLTRPETEALTRREREILKLLAEGKKSQEIANILFVSIHTVRAHRYNLMKKLKFKSLADLVRYAISHEFTPE; encoded by the coding sequence GTGAGAAATTTCGAGATCGTGCTGGCTGACGACCACGCCATATTCCGCAAGGGCATACGGAAAATCATCGAAGGAATAGACGGCGTGGCTGTATGCGGCGAAGCCAATGATGGCCTGGAACTCTTGGAGCTTTTAAAAACGGCACGCCCTGATCTGATCATCCTGGATATTTCCATGCCCAATCTCCGAGGACTGGAGGCTACCGAGGAAATTAAGAGGCTGTATCCTGAGATCAAAATATTGCTTTTGACCATGCACAAGAAAAAAAGCTTCGTGCAGCTGGGCCTAAAAGCCGGGGCTGATGGTTTTCTGCTCAAGGAAGATGCGGATTCTGAGCTTTACCGCGCCATAGAAAGTCTTAAACAGGGGGATAAGTACTTGTCCCCCCTCCTTTCCACTATCATGTTTGACCTTTCTCTTACGCGGCCAGAAACTGAAGCCCTTACCAGACGTGAAAGAGAAATCTTGAAACTCTTGGCCGAGGGCAAGAAATCCCAGGAGATCGCCAATATCCTGTTCGTCAGCATTCACACCGTGCGCGCTCACCGGTACAATCTCATGAAAAAG